A window of the Parambassis ranga chromosome 17, fParRan2.1, whole genome shotgun sequence genome harbors these coding sequences:
- the cdc7 gene encoding cell division cycle 7-related protein kinase isoform X1, producing the protein MEKVPVCTEGISTDGCLMKSDRGHKKTKVSRDVEMDIEFLYKAVPQLAKVFRIIDKIGEGTFSSVYLGEAQMRDGNREKFALKHLIPTSHPTRIAAELQCLTVAGGRENVMGVTYCFREENHVVIVMPYMEHQAIVDIIGLLSFEEVRLYIYHLLKALKHIHQFGIIHRDIKPNNFLYNRINKMYALVDFGLAQGTADTQIELLKVVRQRPSQKGGGFTGKQDATQRSKAPHKPPSETTTTASASLPLPPGQKVAMPPSSSSSSVTTTTTTSSSTSRKALVKRARSVTTITSSARTKHTKDLLGLRKVPRPVFGERNMNSCTPAPSTTKQAEAEVVKPSKAEEPASRRYSPGTRGPLPARAQSSSQKPQRTVQQGLTCNCYFTDRVCNICMSRKQQIAPRAGTPGFRAPEVLTKCPNQGTAIDVWSAGVILLSLLSGRYPFFKASDDLIALTQIMTIRGSRETIQAAKTFGKAVMCSQELPQQDLRTLCETLRGWRSSQNDKVTPGPEASRDSTAICHPKIQDDTPTHFPNEGKVKQHKDAAGEGPAALSYLTKHHKHSGSKKDSKIDKDELGWNRVPDEAYDLLDKLLDLNPSTRITAAQALEHPLFRDLQSCT; encoded by the exons ATGGAGAAGGTTCCTGTCTGCACAGAGGGCATCAGCACAGACGGGTGTCTAATGAAATCTGACAGAGGTCACAAGAAAACCAAAGTCTCAA GGGATGTAGAAATGGATATTGAATTCCTCTACAAAGCTGTTCCTCAGTTGGCCAAAGTTTTCCGCATCATAGACAAAATTGGAGAAG GTACATTCAGCTCAGTGTACCTGGGTGAAGCGCAGATGCGGGATGGAAACAGAGAGAAGTTTGCTCTGAAGCACCTCATCCCCACCAGCCATCCTACACGCATCGCTGCTGAGCTTCAGTGTCTCACTGTTGCAGG AGGTAGAGAGAATGTGATGGGAGTGACATACTGTTTCAGGGAAGAGAACCATGTGGTGATTGTAATGCCGTACATGGAGCATCAAGCTATTGTG GACATCATTGGGTTACTAAGTTTTGAAGAGGTGCGTCTGTATATCTACCACCTGTTAAAGGCCCTGAAACACATTCATCAGTTTGGTATCATTCATCGTGACATCAAACCAAACAATTTCCTCTACAACAGAATCAACAAAAT GTATGCACTGGTGGACTTTGGTCTGGCTCAGGGTACAGCTGACACCCAGATAGAGCTGTTGAAGGTGGTGAGGCAGAGGCCATCACAGAAAGGTGGAGGGTTCACAGGGAAACAGGATGCCACACAGCGGAGCAAAGCGCCACACAAACCCCCATCTGAAACCACCACCACAGCTTCAGCCTCACTACCTCTGCCTCCGGGGCAAAAAGTGGCCAtgccaccttcctcctcctcttcctcagtcaccacaaccaccaccacatcTTCCTCAACTTCTCGCAAAGCACTGGTTAAAAGAGCACGTTCTGTCACCACCATCACCTCCTCAGCTCGTACTAAGCACACAAAG gatttgTTAGGACTGCGTAAAGTGCCACGGCCTGTGTTTGGAGAGAGGAACATGAACAGCTGCACGCCAGCTCCCTCTACAACCAAACAAGCTGAAGCAGAA GTGGTAAAGCCCAGCAAAGCAGAAGAACCAGCCAGTAGGAGATACTCTCCAGGTACTCGGGGTCCGCTGCCTGCCCGGGCACAGAGTAGTAGTCAGAAACCTCAGAGGACCGTACAGCAGGGCCTTACCTGTAACTGCTACTTTACCGACCGTGTCTGCAACATCTGCATGTCCAG AAAGCAGCAGATTGCACCCAGGGCTGGAACTCCAGGCTTCAGAGCTCCAGAAGTCCTGACTAAGTGTCCCAACCAAGGCACAG CTATAGACGTGTGGTCAGCCGGTGTGATACTGCTCTCACTTCTCAGTGGCCGGTACCCATTCTTTAAAGCAAGCGATGACCTGATCGCTCTCACTCAGATCATGACCATACGAGGCTCCAGAGAGACCATCCAGGCTGCCAAGACGTTCG GAAAAGCAGTGATGTGCAGTCAGGAGCTTCCTCAACAGGACCTGAGGACATTGTGTGAGACACTCAGAGGATGGAGGTCCTCACAAAATGATAAGGTCACACCAGGTCCTGAAGCCAGCAGAGACTCTACTGCCATCTGCCATCCCAAGATCCAAGATGACACACCTACACATTTTCCCAATGAAGGAAAAGTTAAGCAACACAAAGATGCAGCAGGTGAAGGTCCTGCAGCTTTGTCTTATCTCACAAAACACCACAAACATTCAGGCAGCAAGAAAGACAGCAAAATCGACAAGGATGAGTTGGGCTGGAACAGAGTTCCTGATGAAGCCTATGACTTGCTGGACAAGCTGCTTGACCTGAACCCCAGCACCAGGATCACAGCTGCTCAGGCACTGGAGCACCCACTATTCAGGGATCTGCAAAGCTGTACGTGA
- the cdc7 gene encoding cell division cycle 7-related protein kinase isoform X2, producing the protein MIDVTLRLKCFLSHIFLHCRGRENVMGVTYCFREENHVVIVMPYMEHQAIVDIIGLLSFEEVRLYIYHLLKALKHIHQFGIIHRDIKPNNFLYNRINKMYALVDFGLAQGTADTQIELLKVVRQRPSQKGGGFTGKQDATQRSKAPHKPPSETTTTASASLPLPPGQKVAMPPSSSSSSVTTTTTTSSSTSRKALVKRARSVTTITSSARTKHTKDLLGLRKVPRPVFGERNMNSCTPAPSTTKQAEAEVVKPSKAEEPASRRYSPGTRGPLPARAQSSSQKPQRTVQQGLTCNCYFTDRVCNICMSRKQQIAPRAGTPGFRAPEVLTKCPNQGTAIDVWSAGVILLSLLSGRYPFFKASDDLIALTQIMTIRGSRETIQAAKTFGKAVMCSQELPQQDLRTLCETLRGWRSSQNDKVTPGPEASRDSTAICHPKIQDDTPTHFPNEGKVKQHKDAAGEGPAALSYLTKHHKHSGSKKDSKIDKDELGWNRVPDEAYDLLDKLLDLNPSTRITAAQALEHPLFRDLQSCT; encoded by the exons ATGATTGATGTCACTTTGAgactaaaatgttttttgagtcacatttttttacattgcaGAGGTAGAGAGAATGTGATGGGAGTGACATACTGTTTCAGGGAAGAGAACCATGTGGTGATTGTAATGCCGTACATGGAGCATCAAGCTATTGTG GACATCATTGGGTTACTAAGTTTTGAAGAGGTGCGTCTGTATATCTACCACCTGTTAAAGGCCCTGAAACACATTCATCAGTTTGGTATCATTCATCGTGACATCAAACCAAACAATTTCCTCTACAACAGAATCAACAAAAT GTATGCACTGGTGGACTTTGGTCTGGCTCAGGGTACAGCTGACACCCAGATAGAGCTGTTGAAGGTGGTGAGGCAGAGGCCATCACAGAAAGGTGGAGGGTTCACAGGGAAACAGGATGCCACACAGCGGAGCAAAGCGCCACACAAACCCCCATCTGAAACCACCACCACAGCTTCAGCCTCACTACCTCTGCCTCCGGGGCAAAAAGTGGCCAtgccaccttcctcctcctcttcctcagtcaccacaaccaccaccacatcTTCCTCAACTTCTCGCAAAGCACTGGTTAAAAGAGCACGTTCTGTCACCACCATCACCTCCTCAGCTCGTACTAAGCACACAAAG gatttgTTAGGACTGCGTAAAGTGCCACGGCCTGTGTTTGGAGAGAGGAACATGAACAGCTGCACGCCAGCTCCCTCTACAACCAAACAAGCTGAAGCAGAA GTGGTAAAGCCCAGCAAAGCAGAAGAACCAGCCAGTAGGAGATACTCTCCAGGTACTCGGGGTCCGCTGCCTGCCCGGGCACAGAGTAGTAGTCAGAAACCTCAGAGGACCGTACAGCAGGGCCTTACCTGTAACTGCTACTTTACCGACCGTGTCTGCAACATCTGCATGTCCAG AAAGCAGCAGATTGCACCCAGGGCTGGAACTCCAGGCTTCAGAGCTCCAGAAGTCCTGACTAAGTGTCCCAACCAAGGCACAG CTATAGACGTGTGGTCAGCCGGTGTGATACTGCTCTCACTTCTCAGTGGCCGGTACCCATTCTTTAAAGCAAGCGATGACCTGATCGCTCTCACTCAGATCATGACCATACGAGGCTCCAGAGAGACCATCCAGGCTGCCAAGACGTTCG GAAAAGCAGTGATGTGCAGTCAGGAGCTTCCTCAACAGGACCTGAGGACATTGTGTGAGACACTCAGAGGATGGAGGTCCTCACAAAATGATAAGGTCACACCAGGTCCTGAAGCCAGCAGAGACTCTACTGCCATCTGCCATCCCAAGATCCAAGATGACACACCTACACATTTTCCCAATGAAGGAAAAGTTAAGCAACACAAAGATGCAGCAGGTGAAGGTCCTGCAGCTTTGTCTTATCTCACAAAACACCACAAACATTCAGGCAGCAAGAAAGACAGCAAAATCGACAAGGATGAGTTGGGCTGGAACAGAGTTCCTGATGAAGCCTATGACTTGCTGGACAAGCTGCTTGACCTGAACCCCAGCACCAGGATCACAGCTGCTCAGGCACTGGAGCACCCACTATTCAGGGATCTGCAAAGCTGTACGTGA
- the glmna gene encoding glomulin, FKBP associated protein a, with protein MALERLSDVVQKCQSLPDDSYSSEDHDTFTAAGRTCIEEGNSAQVLSIVLDEKNQNIVRCLGWNLLPPLIQVLMKKEDKSISQCLAIFNHLLKTCMPKELLIGLLEQLEQDDPDAIAESLHLLLNPLQKVLLSLGSRKASSLGMTLSLVLDQVAKLPIPHSKEQEEDDVFSLCRCCTNLIDFIRPFVQEVRENFQSSKSTDSMAGRQDKEDELQTELLKFCMKTLSHPLLEVQLKDPDTLPQSPLRTFATEILNTLSAIRESLPALVYQPLLRRKPVPGFLEEEVRYPKESLGCLAHLVFVHHLAADTFPTVFSPVFSLRCNMEHICLLLSRTEDFKVQKGLELYEKSLVRVENSSLPADLLEIKTFLMVPQNLVKVMTLCQRHDLRTKGLKVFQMSIDKFDTEAKYHFFQYMLKTSNHSGVEGYIIKNVKNQIDVALQPGNSNTWFEGVHLLPLLRKVLSLPDGPETDLLQYLDRVMESLNLLRYLVIRDKVTENQTGIWTELYKIEDMFLKPLRVGLNMSRAHYERELHSTMETKKKNQAREESVLSVSVDDEKLPNMTAESQIQALHSALHTFDMIESVLVRIEELIEV; from the exons ATGGCTCTGGAGCGGCTTAGTGATGTGGTGCAGAAATGT CAATCATTGCCCGATGACAGCTACTCTTCAGAGGATCATGACACCTTCACGGCTGCAGGGAGGACCTGCATCGAGGAGGGGAACAGCGCGCAGGTCCTCAGCATTGTCCTGGATGAAAAGAATCAG AACATAGTCAGATGTTTGGGCTGGAACCTGCTGCCTCCACTGATTCAGGTGCTGATGAAAAAAGAGGACAAGAGTATCTCACAGTGCCTGGCGATATTTAACCATCTGCTAAAG acCTGCATGCCCAAAGAGCTGCTGATTGGCTTATTGGAACAGCTGGAGCAGGATGACCCTGATGCCATAGCAGAGAGTCTCCATCTGCTGTTGAACCCTCTACAGAAAG tgctgctgagTTTGGGCAGCCGTAAGGCATCATCTTTGGGCATGACCCTCTCCCTCGTGCTGGACCAGGTGGCCAAACTCCCCATTCCTCACAgcaaggagcaggaggaggatgacgtCTTCTCCCTTTGTCGCTGCTGCACCAACCTCATAGACTTTATCAGACCCTTTGTCCAGGAGGTCAGGGAAAACTTCCAGAGCAGTAAGAGCACTGACAGCATGGCGGGCAGACAGGATAAAGAAGATGAGCTGCAAACAGAACTTCTGAAGTT CTGTATGAAGACTCTGAGTCATCCTCTGCTGGAAGTGCAACTCAAGGATCCAGACACACTGCCTCAGTCTCCACTCAGGACGTTTGCCACTGAGATTTTG AACACCCTCAGTGCTATCAGAGAGTCCCTCCCAGCTCTGGTGTACCAGCCTCTGTTGAGGAGGAAACCGGTTCCAGGCTtcttggaggaggaggtgcggTACCCTAAGGAGTCTCTGGGCTGTTTAGCTCACCTGGTGTTTGTGCATCATCTGGCTGCTGATACATTTCCCACTGTGTTCAG TCCTGTGTTCAGTCTTCGGTGTAACATGGAGCatatctgcctcctcctgtccag AACTGAGGACTTCAAGGTGCAGAAAGGACTG GAGCTGTATGAGAAAAGTCTGGTCCGGGTGGAGAACAGCAGTCTGCCTGCAGATCTACTTGAGATCAAAACCTTCCTCATGGTCCCTCAG aactTAGTGAAGGTCATGACGTTATGTCAAAGGCACGATCTG AGAACTAAAGGATTGAAGGTGTTCCAGATGAGCATTGATAAGTTTGACACTGAAGCCAAGTACCATTTCTTCCA GTACATGCTGAAGACAAGTAATCACTCAGGAGTTGAAGGCTACATCATTAAAAACGTTAAGAATCAGATTGACGTTGCACTGCAG cCAGGTAACAGTAACACCTGGTTCGAAGGAGTTCACCTGCTCCCTCTTCTACGTAAGGTCCTCAGTCTTCCAGATGGGCCAGAGACAGACCTCCTGCAGTACCTGGACAG AGTCATGGAGTCTCTGAACCTGCTGCGGTACCTGGTCATCAGAGACAAAGTGACCGAGAACCAG acaggcaTCTGGACAGAGCTGTATAAAATAGAAGATATGTTCCTGAAGCCCCTGCGTGTTGGGCTGAACATGTCCAGAGCCCACTATGAAAGGGAGCTGCACAGCACCATGGAGACCAAGAAGAAGAACCAGGCCAGAG AGGAATCTGTGCTTTCTGTATCTGTTGATGACGAGAAGCTGCCCAACATGACTGCAGAGTCTCAGATTCAG GCTCTGCACTCAGCCCTGCACACATTCGACATGATTGAGAGCGTGTTAGTACGGATAGAGGAGCTCATCGAGGTGTGA
- the rpap2 gene encoding putative RNA polymerase II subunit B1 CTD phosphatase rpap2, protein MEMEEKRRSGGSTKTSKKGSKRNKALTAEEEARRREELKEKLREKLELEKRALKVVERLLEDSVAEDFLTDCAKFITPANYKDAVEERSIAKLCGYPICPNKLGKIPTQQYKISTKTNKVYDITERKCYCSNFCYKASKEFELQISTTPLWNRQHESPPVIKLLKRGDGGSSGEEVMLSTRCLTAEDIENPQPAQPDDLHSSTGGGLDHGDCSEGEQEQDFVSSVVSEQQRPRVHWGDLPKRTDDDKEREPQNQSREQTERSQNVDKKGSPVCSTKVRTDTDEPRLLHRINTNQKSSVEEATAKLHLCSLSETVAQDTVLSVDSAQRENTAPLTSPPSIEPTVIPSTVFASNQTVLPNQPGLNITQVGMSKRGAAGLRGLLKYHSAEAKSDSVRQNLLEGLRKTLKEWCTDETLKFLYGASHSLAAPFTDVEESKEEEELDEDDLEDTVTANNAGEQKGRAAAARNYETLRKQTQEMELRVREFYNGMWNLPEEVNRNQQVTVQEQGTKDPVLPLIDSHAQHLIQKRITVEKLNNCLRNIVGPLHLTMSDVSNDLNNLVRTFRFTNTNIIHKTPEWTLIAVVLLHLLSEVSLVVRDALEESASVEYLNTLMEELCLHKKDLLNLVQLFKSPTH, encoded by the exons ATGGAgatggaagagaagaggagaagcgGGGGCTCCACGAAAACATCCAAAAAAG gtTCGAAACGCAACAAAGCATTGACTGCTGAGGAAGAAGCCAGAAG GAGAGAAGAGCTGAAGGAGAAGCTGAGGGAGAAATTGGAGCTGGAGAAAAGAGCTCTGAAGGTGGTGGAGCGTCTCCTGGAGGACAGTGTGGCTGAGGACTTCCTGACTGACTGT GCTAAGTTCATCACTCCAGCCAATTACAAAGATGCTGTGGAGGAGAGATCCATTGCTAAACTCTGTGGTTACCCTATATGTCCAAATAAACTGGGAAAA ATCCCGACTCAACAGTATAAAATTTCTACTAAGACCAACAAGGTGTACGACATCACAGAGCGCAAG TGTTACTGCAGTAACTTCTGCTACAAAGCCTCCAAAGAGTTTGAACTACAAATATCGACGACTCCACTTTGGAACAGGCAGCATGAGAG CCCTCCTGTAATCAAACTGTTGAAGAGAGGAGATGG TGGGAGCTCTGGTGAGGAAGTGATGCTGTCAACGAGGTGTctcacagcagaggacatcGAGAATCCGCAGCCTGCCCAGCCTGATGACCTTCACAGCTCTACAGGAGGTGGCCTCGACCACGGTGACTGCAGCGAGGGTGAACAGGAGCAGGACTTTGTCTCCAGCGTGGTTTCTGAGCAGCAGAGACCCCGGGTGCATTGGGGTGACCTGCCTAAACGCACAGACGATGACAAGGAGAGGGAACCACAGaatcagagcagagagcagactgAACGCTCCCAGAATGTTGACAAGAAAGGGTCTCCTGTGTGTTCAACCAAAGTCAGAACTGATACTGATGAACCCAGACTGCTGCACAGAATAAATACTAATCAGAAGTCCAGTGTGGAAGAGGCTACAGCTAAGCTACATTTGTGCAGTTTATCTGAGACAGTTGCTCAGGATACTGTCCTGTCTGTTGACTCGGCACAGAGAGAAAATACAGCTCCACTCACGTCTCCTCCATCAATAGAACCAACTGTCATTCCTTCAACTGTGTTTGCCTCCAATCAGACAGTATTACCAAACCAACCAGGCCTCAACATCACACAGGTGGGCATGAGCAAGAGAGGGGCAGCAGGACTGAGAGGTCTACTAAAATACCACTCTGCTGAGGCCAAATCAGACTCTGTACGGCAGAATCTGCTTGAAGGTCTCAGAAAAACTCTAAAGGAGTGGTGCACTGACGAGACTCTGAAGTTCCTGTATGGTGCCAGTCACTCGCTAGCTGCTCCATTTACTGATGTAGAAGAGagtaaagaggaggaggagttggatGAAGATGACCTTGAGGACACAGTGACGGCAAACAATGCTGGTGAACAAAAGGGGAGGGCAGCTGCAGCTCGGAACTATGAAACTCTGCGGAAGCAGACGCAGGAGATGGAGCTCAGGGTCAGAGAGTTTTATAACGGGATGTGGAATCTGCCCGAAGAGGTGAATAGAAACCAG CAGGTGACAGTCCAGGAGCAGGGTACCAAGGATCCAGTTCTGCCACTCATCGATTCTCATGCTCAGCATCTCATCCAGAAACGAATCACAGTGGAGAAGCTCAACAACTG TCTCAGAAACATTGTAGGTCCGCTGCATCTCACCATGAGCGACGTCTCCAACGACCTGAACAACCTGGTCAGAACGTTCAG GTTcaccaacacaaacatcatCCACAAAACCCCCGAGTGGACCCTCATCGCTGTGGTGCTCCTGCATCT GCTGTCAGAGGTGTCTCTGGTGGTGCGAGATGCCTTGGAGGAGTCGGCTTCCGTGGAGTATTTGAACACCTTGATGGAGGAGCTCTGCCTACACAAGAAGGACCTTTTAAACCTAGTCCAACTTTTTAAATCTccaacacactga
- the gfi1aa gene encoding growth factor independent 1A transcription repressor a isoform X2 yields MPRSFLVKSKRAHSYHQPRYLDDDYSRLDNILAQVCAENKSHGEFESSLERQEDVSAVADRLSPRSRLRSPGSLSSSSPLSCGGSVCDRSSDCDFWRPPSPSSSPDSEKCSTPAAEDGHFNIPLFPYSWSAYTGSELRHLVQGSFHHHVQGHRESPSPVRIYGAEDSGAEPLYAQRGLGSGCFQGYSSTAHQVCRMREGDELCLDAKQQPRVAEIKTENDFIRSNLESNGSYKCIKCCKVFSTPHGLEVHVRRSHSGTRPFECGICGKTFGHAVSLDQHRAVHSQERSFSCKICGKSFKRSSTLSTHLLIHSDTRPYPCQYCGKRFHQKSDMKKHTFIHTGEKPHKCQVCGKAFSQSSNLITHSRKHTGFKPFGCDLCGKGFQRKVDLRRHKETQHGLK; encoded by the exons ATGCCGAGGTCCTTTCTAGTGAAGAGCAAACGGGCCCACAGCTACCACCAGCCCCGATACCTGGACGATGACTACAGCAGGCTGGACAACATCCTGGCTCAGGTGTGCGCAG agaaCAAATCTCACGGGGAGTTTGAGTCCAGCTTGGAGCGGCAGGAGGATGTGAGCGCCGTCGCTGACAGACTGTCTCCGAGGTCCAGGCTGCGGTCCCCAGGGTCCCTGTCCTCCAGCTCCCCGCTGAGCTGCGGAGGCAGCGTGTGTGACCGGTCCTCAGACTGTGATTTCTGGCGTCCTccgtctccctcctcctcaccag ATTCAGAGAAATGCTCCactccagcagcagaggacgGTCACTTCAACATCCCGCTCTTTCCTTACTCCTGGTCAGCATACACAGGCTCCGAGCTGAGGCATCTGGTTCAGGGCTCTTTCCACCACCACGTCCAGGGCCACAGGGAGTCTCCCTCACCCGTCCGCATCTACGGTGCAGAGGACAGTGGCGCTGAGCCGCTTTACGCACAGAGGGGCCTCGGGTCCGGATGTTTCCAGGGTTATTCTTCAACGGCCCATCAAGTCTGCAGGATGCGGGAAGGGGACGAGCTGTGTCTGGATGCAAAGCAGCAGCCTCGCGTTGCGGAAATCAAGACTGAAAATGATTTCATCCGCTCAAATCTGGAGTCAAATGGATCCTATAAGTGCATCAAATGTTGCAAG GTGTTCTCCACCCCTCACGGCCTGGAGGTTCATGTGCGGCGGTCGCACAGCGGGACGCGGCCATTTGAGTGTGGGATCTGCGGGAAAACCTTTGGACACGCAGTGAGCTTGGATCAGCACAGAGCGGTCCACTCGCAG GAAAGGAGCTTTAGCTGTAAAATCTGCGGCAAAAGTTTTAAGCgctcctccaccctctccacGCACCTGCTCATCCATTCGGACACGCGGCCTTACCCGTGCCAGTACTGTGGGAAAAGGTTCCACCAGAAGTCagacatgaaaaaacacaccttcatccacacag GTGAGAAGCCGCACAAGTGTCAGGTGTGCGGGAAGGCCTTCAGCCAGAGCTCCAacctcatcacacacagcaggaagcacacAGGCTTCAAGCCTTTCGGCTGTGACCTCTGCGGGAAAGGTTTCCAGAGGAAAGTGGACCTGAGGAGACACAAGGAGACGCAACACGGACTGAAATAA
- the gfi1aa gene encoding growth factor independent 1A transcription repressor a isoform X1, whose product MPRSFLVKSKRAHSYHQPRYLDDDYSRLDNILAQVCAAENKSHGEFESSLERQEDVSAVADRLSPRSRLRSPGSLSSSSPLSCGGSVCDRSSDCDFWRPPSPSSSPDSEKCSTPAAEDGHFNIPLFPYSWSAYTGSELRHLVQGSFHHHVQGHRESPSPVRIYGAEDSGAEPLYAQRGLGSGCFQGYSSTAHQVCRMREGDELCLDAKQQPRVAEIKTENDFIRSNLESNGSYKCIKCCKVFSTPHGLEVHVRRSHSGTRPFECGICGKTFGHAVSLDQHRAVHSQERSFSCKICGKSFKRSSTLSTHLLIHSDTRPYPCQYCGKRFHQKSDMKKHTFIHTGEKPHKCQVCGKAFSQSSNLITHSRKHTGFKPFGCDLCGKGFQRKVDLRRHKETQHGLK is encoded by the exons ATGCCGAGGTCCTTTCTAGTGAAGAGCAAACGGGCCCACAGCTACCACCAGCCCCGATACCTGGACGATGACTACAGCAGGCTGGACAACATCCTGGCTCAGGTGTGCGCAG cagagaaCAAATCTCACGGGGAGTTTGAGTCCAGCTTGGAGCGGCAGGAGGATGTGAGCGCCGTCGCTGACAGACTGTCTCCGAGGTCCAGGCTGCGGTCCCCAGGGTCCCTGTCCTCCAGCTCCCCGCTGAGCTGCGGAGGCAGCGTGTGTGACCGGTCCTCAGACTGTGATTTCTGGCGTCCTccgtctccctcctcctcaccag ATTCAGAGAAATGCTCCactccagcagcagaggacgGTCACTTCAACATCCCGCTCTTTCCTTACTCCTGGTCAGCATACACAGGCTCCGAGCTGAGGCATCTGGTTCAGGGCTCTTTCCACCACCACGTCCAGGGCCACAGGGAGTCTCCCTCACCCGTCCGCATCTACGGTGCAGAGGACAGTGGCGCTGAGCCGCTTTACGCACAGAGGGGCCTCGGGTCCGGATGTTTCCAGGGTTATTCTTCAACGGCCCATCAAGTCTGCAGGATGCGGGAAGGGGACGAGCTGTGTCTGGATGCAAAGCAGCAGCCTCGCGTTGCGGAAATCAAGACTGAAAATGATTTCATCCGCTCAAATCTGGAGTCAAATGGATCCTATAAGTGCATCAAATGTTGCAAG GTGTTCTCCACCCCTCACGGCCTGGAGGTTCATGTGCGGCGGTCGCACAGCGGGACGCGGCCATTTGAGTGTGGGATCTGCGGGAAAACCTTTGGACACGCAGTGAGCTTGGATCAGCACAGAGCGGTCCACTCGCAG GAAAGGAGCTTTAGCTGTAAAATCTGCGGCAAAAGTTTTAAGCgctcctccaccctctccacGCACCTGCTCATCCATTCGGACACGCGGCCTTACCCGTGCCAGTACTGTGGGAAAAGGTTCCACCAGAAGTCagacatgaaaaaacacaccttcatccacacag GTGAGAAGCCGCACAAGTGTCAGGTGTGCGGGAAGGCCTTCAGCCAGAGCTCCAacctcatcacacacagcaggaagcacacAGGCTTCAAGCCTTTCGGCTGTGACCTCTGCGGGAAAGGTTTCCAGAGGAAAGTGGACCTGAGGAGACACAAGGAGACGCAACACGGACTGAAATAA